gagctcctggttcctcaggctctAGATGAgtgggttcagggctggaggcaccactgagtacagaactgacagggccagatccagggatggggaggagagggaggtgggCTTCAGATGAGCAAACACGACAGTGCTGAGGAACAAGGAgaccacagccaggtgagggaggcaggtggaaaaggctttgtgccggccctgctcagaggggatcctcagcacagccctgaagatctgcacataggagaaaacaatgaacacaaaacagccAAGTCCTATACAGAAACTTACAGCAAGAAGTCCCACTTCCCTGAGGTGGGATTTtgagcaggagagcttgaggatctgtgggatttcacagaagaattggcccagggcattgccatagcacaggggcagggaaaatgtattggctgTGTGCATGAGAGCATGgagaaaggcactggcccaggcagctgctgccatgtgggcacaagctctgctgcccaggagggtcccgtagtgcaggggtttgcagatggacacgtaGCGGTCATAGCACATGATGGTCAGGAGGAAATACTCTGCTGAGATgaagaacacaaagaaaaagagctgagcAGCACATCCTTTGTAGGAGAtggtcctggtgtcccagagggaattgtgcatagctttggggacagtggtgaggatggagcccaggtcggtgagggccaggttgagcaggaagaagaacatgggcgtgtgcaggaggtggccgcaggctacggcgctgatgatgaggccgttgcccaggagggcagccagggagatgcccaggaagaggcagaagtgcaggagctgcagctgccgcgtgtctgccaatgccagcaggaggaagtggctgatggagctgctgttggacatttgctCCTGCTGGACATGGAGATC
The genomic region above belongs to Hirundo rustica isolate bHirRus1 unplaced genomic scaffold, bHirRus1.pri.v3 scaffold_649_arrow_ctg1, whole genome shotgun sequence and contains:
- the LOC120748183 gene encoding olfactory receptor 14C36-like, whose amino-acid sequence is MSNSSSISHFLLLALADTRQLQLLHFCLFLGISLAALLGNGLIISAVACGHLLHTPMFFFLLNLALTDLGSILTTVPKAMHNSLWDTRTISYKGCAAQLFFFVFFISAEYFLLTIMCYDRYVSICKPLHYGTLLGSRACAHMAAAAWASAFLHALMHTANTFSLPLCYGNALGQFFCEIPQILKLSCSKSHLREVGLLAVSFCIGLGCFVFIVFSYVQIFRAVLRIPSEQGRHKAFSTCLPHLAVVSLFLSTVVFAHLKPTSLSSPSLDLALSVLYSVVPPALNPLI